The genomic window ATTGCTGGAAAAGCTGTATCATATATGATAACATTATCACCTTTTTTTAATTCTAAACCATTAGTAAAAATATTAAATAATGTTGATGAGTTTTGTCCAAAAGCTATTTCTTCTTTTGACTCTGCCCCTATCATTTTTACTATATCTTCTCTAACATCATCTGCATATTCCCATTGAATATGATAATCATCGATATCAAGACTATGATCAACTCTAGTTTGTAAATAAGAGCACATCATGTTACATGCATATTGAGGAATAAGCCCCATTGTTGCTGTATCTAAATATGTATAATTATTTAAAATTGGATAATTCCAACGTTCTCTTTCAAATTTATTTTCCATTTTTTCTCCTTATTTTACTCTTTTGAAGTTAAATCTTTATGTATCCAATCTTTTCCTTCTACTAATTTTGAAACCATCATAGAAGCAATAGTGTCTCCAGTAGCATTTATACATGTTCCAGGTGGGTCTACTAAAAATCCTATTGTAGCTATAATTGGAAACGCTTCTGCAGGGAATCCATAAAGACTTACTATTAACATTTCACCTATTAATCCACCACCAGGAACTCCTGACATAACTACACCTGACATAACTGCTATAACCATTGCAGAAACGAATGTTCCTACTCCTGTAAAAGATTTTCCAAATATTCCAAATAAAAATGCTATTTTTAATAAAGTTGAAAATACTGTACCATCCATATGCATTGTTGCTCCAAGAGGTAAAACAATTTCTCTAATATCTTTAGGTACTCCTATATTTTTAGCAGCTTCTAAATTTACAGGTAAAGTAGCAACAGAACTTTGAGTTGCTATAGAAGTAGCAGTTGGAGGTAATATATATTTCCACATTCTTCTAACTCCTTCTTTTCCTGCAGACCAGTAAGCATATATAGGAAAGAATATAACAAAGTATAAGAAACATGCTGGGTAATATATTAACATTGCATGTCCATATGCTCCTAATAAATTTGGTCCAAATTCTCCTACAAGATTTGCAAAATATGCTCCTAATCCTATTGGTGCATATAGCATAATAATATTAACTATTTTCATCATTACTTCTGCTAAATTATTTATAACTTTACCTAAAGGACTCTCTTTTCCTCCACAAACACTTATACAGAAACCAAACAATATAGAAAATAATATTAATGGTAACATATTTTGACGAGATAATAATCCAGAAAAATCATTTACTGTTAAAGCTTTAATAATAGCTGATGATAAACTTATTTTTTCAATAGAAGCTGCACTTTCTAAAGTAATATTTACACCTGCTGCTGGTGGAAATAAAGTAACTAACACTATTATTAAGACACCTGCTATAATTCCTGTTATTGTAAATACTCCTATTAAGCTTGATAAAATTTTTCCTAAACGTTTCATATCTAACATATTTCCTATAGCACTAGCTATTGTTGAAAATACTAAAGGAACTATTGCTGTAAACATTAAATTTAAAAATATTTCACCAAAAGGTTTTAAAACAGTTGCTCTTTCTCCCATAACGATTCCTATTATAGAACCTATTATAATTGAAGAAATTAATAATATAGGAAACTTATAACTTGCCCATACACTTTTTTTACTTTCTGTGTTACTCATAATTAAATCCTCCTTGTTTTAGAATATATCTTCCGGATAAATATATTTTTTTATTTTTTTAGTACATATAAATTATACAAGCAAAACAAATGCCATTCTTTCAAATATATTTTAAAACCTTTATATTTAAAGAATTAGGAGTTTTTATTAAAAATGCTTTTTATAAAAAATATTTTATTTTTCTTTAATTGAATTCTTTTTATTATAAATAATTTAATTTACAATAATTATATTGTATTCATTATTTATAAAATATACACTATTTTTCTTTTAAATATTCATTTAAAAAATTTTTCCCTTCCATAGTTATTGTATTTCCTATCTTTCCTCTTTTTATTTCTATAAATTTTTTTAAATTTAATATTTCTAAAATTTTTCTTATTTCATAAAATGAAAGATTTAAGTGGCTATTTTTGGCCAATATATATATTTTTTCTCGACCAATAAATATTTTTTTCTCATTATATTCTTTTATTTTTTCTAAAACAAAAATTTCTTTATCATTTAGTTTTTCTTCCTCTATTCTCATAAAATTTTCTTTTTCTATATTTAATATTTTATTTTTTTCTTTAAAGAAATTTGATGGTAAATCTTCTATTTCTATAGTTTTTTTATCCAAAAAGAAAAAATAATCTATATAATTCCTTAATTCCCTAATATTTCCTCTCCAATAATAAGAATACAATGCTTTTTTTACTTCTGAACTTAAATATAGTTTTTTCTTATTTTCTTCTGAAAAAGCTTCTATTAAAGGAAAAATATCCTCTGGTCTTTCACGCAAAGGAGGAATATTTATTTGTAAAGTACTTAGTCTATAATATAAATCTTCCCTAAACTCTCCTCTTAACATCATTTCTTCCAAATCCCTGTTAGTTGCTGCTATTATTCTTACATCTATTGATATTAATTTAGTATCCCCTAACCTCATAAATTCTTTTTCTTGAATAACTCTTAATAATTTTAATTGTAATAAAGGAGTCATTCCCTCTATTTCATCTAAAAATAATGTTCCGTTATGAGCAAATTCAAAGAATCCCATTTTTCCTCCTCTTTTTGCTCCTGTAAAAGCCCCATCGACATATCCAAATAATTCACTTTCTAATAAATTTTCAGGTAATGCACCACAGTTTAAAGCAATAAATGGAAAATTTTTTCTTTCAGAAGAATTATGTATAGACTGTGCAAATAACTCTTTTCCTGTTCCACTTTCTCCTGTTATTAAAATAGGAGATTTTGTTTTAGACATTTTTTCAGCCATTTTTTTTATATTAATCATTTTATTACTTATTCCTATGATATCTGAAAACGTATATTTCGCTACATGCCCTTTATTTAATAATTGATTACGAACTTTTTGCTGTTTTTCTTCTTCTTCTTTAAAATATTGTAAAATAGTTAAAAACCCCTTATTTTTTTGATTATAATTAATAGGATAGATACTTATAGTTATTAAATTATCATCAATTTTAATCAATTTTGAATCTACTTTTTTTAATCCATTTTTAAATTCATCAAAAGGTAAAAAAGGAAAAAGTTCTTCTGCTTTCTCTCCTATTTTTAAAGATAAATCTTGTTTTAAAATCCCTTCTGCTTTCTTATTCGAAATAAAAATCTTTCCCTCTTCATTAACACCTAAAACCCCAATTTCTAAAATATCAATAATATTTTGAAAACCTAATTCTAATTGTAAACTTCTTCCAAATAATTCATCAAAATTATAACTATTTGATGTAATGGAAGATAAATGTTTTTTCCATCTTTGACTTTCCCAAAGATTATACATTTTTAATTTTAAAGCAATTTCAACTAATGTACCGTTATCTACCTCACGTTGTCCTATATTAATTATATTTTCTATTCCTGAAGGAACAAACCTCTCTTCATCTGGAGTTATTGCATATTTTATATCTTTATCTTTTATCTCTTTAAGATTTGCTCCTGGGTAAAACGGAATATAATTAAATTGGTTTAGACCTAATTGAATTAAACTAGTTATAGCCTCTTGTGCCATTTCTTTATTTAAATTTACTAATAAAACATTTTCTTTTTTGGGGATATTTTTTAGTTTTTCAAGATTTTTCTTAGAAAAGGTTACATGCAAAATTACAACAGGTATTTCCTTAGCTATATCTTTATAAAAAGAAGGTAATTTTTCTAAGGCGTCTGTAGTTATACAAAATAAGTCAGCACTTACCTTTAAATTTTCTATATTAGCAACTATTTCCGAATAAACTTCTACCTTATTTTCTAATAAAAATTTTAAATGATTAGCATGAAAAGTTCCTGCTCTTTTATCACAAGTTATTACAACAATTTTCTTCATTTTAACTCCTATTATTTCTTTATAAAATTTTTATAATATAATTATAGGATATTTTTTATATTTTTCAATCTAAAATAATATTAAATTAAAATAAGAATAAAAATTTAAATCATAATTTTCTTTAAATATAAAAAGACATGTAATATTATTACACGTCTTTTTATATTGTCTCTAAAATTAACTACTTATACTTTAAAGTATTTTATTTTTTTATATTATTTAATAATTTATAGCTATTTATATTTTAATTCATAATATTTTTCACTTTCTCATTTAATTTTGAATAAATATTTTCAACAAACCATTTTTCAATTGATTTCTTTGAAATATCTTCTACATCTATCCACATTAAACCACTATTTTCATCTGGTTTTATAGAAAGCTTTTCATTTATATGTCCTTCTAATAAAAATGTTAAGTTTAAGTGAAGATGAGAGGATACATATTTTCCCTTTTTTACATGTCCATTTACAGTAAGTATTTCTAAAGAAAAAATATCTTCTAATAAAAATTTAATATTTGTAATTCCACTTTCTTCTTTTATTTCTTTTAATACCACTCTTTTCAAATCACTATCTCCATCTACATGCCCACCAAGCCAAGCTCAAGAATTATATATATTATGATAGCACATTAATACTTTTTTTCTATTTGGACTTATTATCCAAGCTGATACAGTAAAATGACATTTTTTATTATCTCTTGTTAAAATATCTTTTTCATTTTTTAGTATTTCAAGAATAAGTTCTTTATCTTTTTCTTCTTGCTCATTAAAAGGTATATACCTTTCAATATCTTTTCTCAATTTTTCCATATTTTTCCTCAAAATTTTATTTTTTATAAAAATTTATATTTTAATCTGTGTATTTTAGATACTCTTCTAAAGATTTTATAATATGGTCATTAAAAAAATCATAAGCTTCACTATAGTCTAAATAATAACTTTTATCCAATATTTGATAGTATTCTAATCTATCAATAGCTAATATTGTTATTGGAGGATAACCTAATTTTAGAAGTTCCAAATTGGTTAAAAGCCTAGAAGTTCTCCCATTTCCATCAATAAAAGGATGTATATTTATAAATCTACAAGTTAATTCTATTATTCTATTTATTGTTGGAGTATCTTCTCTATACCATTTTAAAAGTTCAAACATCTGTTCTGACACTAAATAATGAGGTGTTACCGGATGTGTAGCTCCTCCAATTTCTATATCAGTAGTTCTATATCTTCCTGCATTCATCCTATCTATTCCATCAAGCATTATAGAATGAATTGACTTTATATCATATTCTGATAATTTTTCATTTTTTAAAGTTTCTATATAACCAAGTGCTTCTGCATGATTTTTTACTTCCAAATGTTCTCTTAAAGTTTTTTTAACAACAGTAATTCCTGTTTCTATTATTACCCTTGTTTCTATCTCACTAAGAGTATTTCCTTCAATAGCATTTGAATTATAAGTATTTTTTATTATATAATTCTCTTTTATTCTTTTTAATATACTTTGAGAAAGTGGTCTTTTATTATCTAATTCATTTTTCAAGTTTTTTATTCTTTCTAATTTAGTCATTTTTTATTTCCACTTTCCTTTTATTTTAATACCCTATTATAACTTGTAAGTTTAATATTTTTATTAGTATTATATCATATTTTAATAAAATTCTTTATTTTATTCTATAACTTACACTTCTACCCTTCTTTGTCTTTTCTACTATATCTAAATCTTGCAATCAACAATGAGATTTTCTACAAATTTTATATTTCTTCAATCCTAACACTATATTATCTATTCTAACACTATTATATCATATATTAACAGTGTTAGTATTTTTTATAATTGTAATTTTTCATTTATTCTCTATATTATTTTTTTAAATTTTACTATATTATCTAAATTTAAACATCTAAATCTTCCATCATTTCTTCAAAATTATTAAAAGTTTTACTTAAATTTTTTCCTTTTTTTACATCTTCTATAGCCTCTATAGTTTCTTTATTAGGATTTAATGCTAAATCAAAAGGTACTCTTTGTTCTCTAATTACAGCTTTCATAAAAAGATTTATTATTACAGACATATCCATTCCTAATTTTTCACAGATAGAATTAAATTCTTTTTTAACTTCTTCATCAGTTTTTATTATTAAATCAACTTGTACCATAGAATCACTCTCCTACAATTCAGTAATAATATTATAATACTTTATACAATATTATTTTAAAGTTTTTATCTTTATATTTTAAATATAAAAAGCTTGAGAAAATCTCAAGCTTTTTTATAAAGTCTATATTAAAATATTAATTTT from Fusobacterium perfoetens ATCC 29250 includes these protein-coding regions:
- a CDS encoding sigma-54 interaction domain-containing protein, with amino-acid sequence MKKIVVITCDKRAGTFHANHLKFLLENKVEVYSEIVANIENLKVSADLFCITTDALEKLPSFYKDIAKEIPVVILHVTFSKKNLEKLKNIPKKENVLLVNLNKEMAQEAITSLIQLGLNQFNYIPFYPGANLKEIKDKDIKYAITPDEERFVPSGIENIINIGQREVDNGTLVEIALKLKMYNLWESQRWKKHLSSITSNSYNFDELFGRSLQLELGFQNIIDILEIGVLGVNEEGKIFISNKKAEGILKQDLSLKIGEKAEELFPFLPFDEFKNGLKKVDSKLIKIDDNLITISIYPINYNQKNKGFLTILQYFKEEEEKQQKVRNQLLNKGHVAKYTFSDIIGISNKMINIKKMAEKMSKTKSPILITGESGTGKELFAQSIHNSSERKNFPFIALNCGALPENLLESELFGYVDGAFTGAKRGGKMGFFEFAHNGTLFLDEIEGMTPLLQLKLLRVIQEKEFMRLGDTKLISIDVRIIAATNRDLEEMMLRGEFREDLYYRLSTLQINIPPLRERPEDIFPLIEAFSEENKKKLYLSSEVKKALYSYYWRGNIRELRNYIDYFFFLDKKTIEIEDLPSNFFKEKNKILNIEKENFMRIEEEKLNDKEIFVLEKIKEYNEKKIFIGREKIYILAKNSHLNLSFYEIRKILEILNLKKFIEIKRGKIGNTITMEGKNFLNEYLKEK
- a CDS encoding dicarboxylate/amino acid:cation symporter; the encoded protein is MSNTESKKSVWASYKFPILLISSIIIGSIIGIVMGERATVLKPFGEIFLNLMFTAIVPLVFSTIASAIGNMLDMKRLGKILSSLIGVFTITGIIAGVLIIVLVTLFPPAAGVNITLESAASIEKISLSSAIIKALTVNDFSGLLSRQNMLPLILFSILFGFCISVCGGKESPLGKVINNLAEVMMKIVNIIMLYAPIGLGAYFANLVGEFGPNLLGAYGHAMLIYYPACFLYFVIFFPIYAYWSAGKEGVRRMWKYILPPTATSIATQSSVATLPVNLEAAKNIGVPKDIREIVLPLGATMHMDGTVFSTLLKIAFLFGIFGKSFTGVGTFVSAMVIAVMSGVVMSGVPGGGLIGEMLIVSLYGFPAEAFPIIATIGFLVDPPGTCINATGDTIASMMVSKLVEGKDWIHKDLTSKE
- a CDS encoding Fic family protein is translated as MTKLERIKNLKNELDNKRPLSQSILKRIKENYIIKNTYNSNAIEGNTLSEIETRVIIETGITVVKKTLREHLEVKNHAEALGYIETLKNEKLSEYDIKSIHSIMLDGIDRMNAGRYRTTDIEIGGATHPVTPHYLVSEQMFELLKWYREDTPTINRIIELTCRFINIHPFIDGNGRTSRLLTNLELLKLGYPPITILAIDRLEYYQILDKSYYLDYSEAYDFFNDHIIKSLEEYLKYTD
- a CDS encoding type II toxin-antitoxin system RelB/DinJ family antitoxin is translated as MVQVDLIIKTDEEVKKEFNSICEKLGMDMSVIINLFMKAVIREQRVPFDLALNPNKETIEAIEDVKKGKNLSKTFNNFEEMMEDLDV